One region of Ovis canadensis isolate MfBH-ARS-UI-01 breed Bighorn chromosome Y, ARS-UI_OviCan_v2, whole genome shotgun sequence genomic DNA includes:
- the LOC138431416 gene encoding F-box-like/WD repeat-containing protein TBL1X produces MSITSDEVNFLVYRYLQESGFSHSAFTFGIESHISQSNINGTLVPPAALISILQKGLQYVEAEISINEDGTVFDGRPIESLSLIDAVMPDVVQTRQQAFREKLAQQQAAAAAAAAAAAAAAAAAATTAAPAAVSQQNPPKNGEATVNGEENGAHAINNHSKPMEIDGDVEIPPSKATVLRGHESEVFICAWNPVSDLLASGSGDSTARIWNLNENSNGGSTQLVLRHCIREGGHDVPSNKDVTSLDWNSDGTLLATGSYDGFARIWTEDGNLASTLGQHKGPIFALKWNKKGNYILSAGVDKTTIIWDAHTGEAKQQFPFHSAPALDVDWQNNTTFASCSTDMCIHVCRLGCDRPVKTFQGHTNEVNAIKWDPSGMLLASCSDDMTLKIWSMKQDTCVHDLQAHSKEIYTIKWSPTGPATSNPNSSIMLASASFDSTVRLWDVERGVCIHTLTKHQEPVYSVAFSPDGKYLASGSFDKCVHIWNTQSGSLVHSYRGTGGIFEVCWNARGDKVGASASDGSVCVLDLRK; encoded by the exons GTTTCTCCCACTCGGCGTTCACATTCGGTATCGAGAGCCATATCAGCCAGTCCAACATCAACGGGACGCTAGTGCCGCCCGCCGCGCTCATCTCCATCCTGCAGAAGGGCCTGCAGTATGTGGAGGCCGAAATCAGCATCAACGAG GACGGCACAGTGTTTGACGGCCGCCCCATCGAGTCCCTGTCCCTGATCGACGCGGTGATGCCGGACGTGGTGCAGACGCGGCAGCAGGCCTTCCGGGAGAAGCTGGCCCAGCAGCAGGCGGCTGCGGCCGCAGCAgccgcagccgcagcagcagccgcagcagcagccgccACGACGGCAGCCCCCGCGGCCGTTTCCCAGCAGAACCCACCAAAGAACGGCGAGGCCACGGTCAACGGGGAGGAAAACGGAGCACACGCCATCA ATAATCATTCAAAACCAATGGAAATCGACGGAGATGTGGAGATCCCACCCAGCAAAGCCACCGTCCTTCGGGGCCACGAGTCCGAGGTGTTCATTTGTGCCTGGAACCCTGTCAGTGACCTCTTGGCTTCGGG GTCCGGAGACTCGACCGCCAGGATATGGAACCTGAATGAAAACAGCAACGGGGGCTCCACGCAGCTGGTGCTGAGGCACTGTATCCGGGAGGGGGGCCACGACGTCCCCAGTAACAAAGACGTCACCTCGCTGGACTGGAAC AGTGACGGGACACTGTTGGCTACGGGTTCCTATGATGGTTTTGCAAGAATCTGGACAGAGGATG GTAACCTGGCCAGCACCTTAGGTCAACATAAAGGCCCCATCTTCGCCTTGAAGTGGAACAAGAAGGGCAATTACATTTTGAGTGCTGGAGTAGACAAA ACAACAATAATCTGGGATGCTCACACAGGAGAAGCCAAACAGCAGTTTCCGTTTCATTCTG CCCCTGCTCTCGACGTGGACTGGCAGAACAACACTACCTTTGCCTCCTGCAGCACGGACATGTGCATTCACGTCTGCAGACTCGGCTGCGACCGTCCCGTCAAAACTTTCCAGGGACACACG AATGAGGTCAACGCTATCAAATGGGATCCCTCTGGCATGTTGCTAGCCTCCTGCTCTGATGATATGACATTGAAG ATCTGGAGTATGAAGCAGGACACGTGTGTCCACGACCTTCAGGCACACAGCAAAGAGATATACACCATCAAGTGGAGTCCCACCGGGCCGGCCACCAGCAACCCCAACTCCAGCATCATGTTGGCGAG CGCCTCGTTCGATTCTACTGTCCGACTTTGGGACGTCGAGCGGGGCGTGTGCATCCACACGCTCACCAAGCACCAGGAACCCGTGTACAGCGTGGCCTTCAGCCCCGACGGGAAGTACTTGGCCAGCGGCTCCTTCGACAAGTGTGTGCACATCTGGAACACTCAG AGCGGAAGTCTCGTCCACAGCTACCGAGGCACCGGGGGCATCTTCGAGGTGTGCTGGAATGCCCGGGGCGACAAAGTGGGCGCCAGTGCGTCAGACGGCTCC gTGTGCGTGTTAGATCTGCGAAAGtaa